A region from the Desulfosporosinus sp. Sb-LF genome encodes:
- a CDS encoding MBL fold metallo-hydrolase, translating into MKIANGIYMLEISANIMGTPSVINPTLIWDNDTVILIDTGFPGQLPQIREAIEKAGVSFDKLNMVILTHQDIDHVGSLSSILKELPNGVEVLAHKEERAYIQGEKLPVKVAQLEAHLNSLPIEMKTIYEKMKAFYENNKFCVDKTISDGEELPYCGGITVIYTPGHTPGHICLYLKYCKTLIAGDILQIDGGILIHAPQSTNFDIDLSIISLKKLMQYDIETVICYHGGLYGGNANKCIAELAHGQ; encoded by the coding sequence ATGAAAATTGCTAATGGAATATACATGCTTGAAATATCGGCTAATATCATGGGAACGCCGAGTGTCATTAACCCAACGCTGATTTGGGATAACGATACAGTAATCCTGATTGATACAGGATTCCCTGGTCAACTACCCCAAATTCGCGAGGCAATTGAGAAAGCGGGGGTATCATTTGATAAACTTAACATGGTGATTCTTACTCATCAAGATATTGACCATGTTGGAAGCCTATCGAGCATTCTAAAAGAGTTGCCTAATGGTGTCGAAGTGCTTGCCCATAAAGAAGAAAGAGCATATATCCAGGGTGAGAAACTTCCAGTTAAGGTAGCTCAACTCGAAGCACATCTAAACTCGTTACCTATTGAAATGAAAACAATATATGAAAAAATGAAAGCCTTTTATGAAAACAATAAATTCTGTGTGGATAAAACGATTAGCGATGGCGAAGAATTGCCGTACTGTGGTGGGATTACAGTCATTTACACACCAGGTCACACTCCAGGTCATATTTGCCTGTATCTTAAGTATTGCAAGACACTCATCGCAGGAGATATCCTGCAAATTGATGGTGGCATACTTATTCATGCCCCTCAATCTACTAATTTTGATATAGATTTAAGCATAATCTCTTTGAAAAAGTTGATGCAATATGATATTGAAACGGTAATTTGTTATCATGGCGGTCTCTATGGAGGTAACGCCAACAAATGCATAGCAGAACTGGCACATGGTCAATAA
- a CDS encoding MarR family winged helix-turn-helix transcriptional regulator produces MDYNDPKVKQAGEVVQSFMVISRILTKFTSQNAESLGLTLQQMGILNTISAFPEMTLKEISKKLNLPKSTVSVNVDSLVNLELIDRKITEEDRREIHLTSTPKGKELSEKSSQNALSYRAMILALEKMPEEDIQVLIRTHKELLKDLRDSNF; encoded by the coding sequence ATGGATTACAACGACCCAAAGGTAAAGCAGGCGGGAGAAGTGGTTCAATCTTTTATGGTGATTAGTCGAATTTTAACAAAGTTTACATCGCAAAATGCCGAGAGTTTAGGACTTACATTACAACAGATGGGAATATTGAATACAATCAGTGCCTTTCCAGAAATGACTCTTAAAGAGATATCAAAAAAGTTAAATCTCCCTAAAAGTACAGTTAGTGTTAATGTTGATAGTCTTGTTAACCTTGAGCTTATTGATAGGAAAATCACAGAAGAAGACCGAAGAGAAATCCATTTAACTTCAACTCCAAAAGGTAAAGAGCTATCCGAAAAATCTTCCCAAAATGCCCTGTCATATCGAGCTATGATTTTAGCATTAGAAAAAATGCCCGAAGAAGATATTCAGGTTCTAATTAGAACACATAAGGAACTTCTAAAAGATTTGCGAGACAGCAACTTTTAA
- a CDS encoding transposase: MIDVVVYDALACNSIWINHCKSLDIDAIIRAKNNNNNSLRLARKMVNKTDAVEVWEGEKGFEKVEVYESTFTMDNVAQPLRFVKFAIKHKDKKRTPIMIVTTCMDMALKTLFKIIRARWDIENFNNLKTECGLEHCFVHGGNAVEAVLYLIFIASNIMQLFLVRRLRNQFTVHS, encoded by the coding sequence TTGATTGATGTTGTAGTTTATGATGCCCTAGCCTGTAATTCCATCTGGATTAACCATTGCAAAAGTCTGGACATTGATGCAATTATTCGGGCGAAAAACAATAACAATAATAGTTTGCGTTTAGCAAGAAAGATGGTAAATAAGACGGATGCAGTAGAGGTTTGGGAGGGCGAAAAAGGGTTTGAGAAAGTTGAGGTTTATGAGTCAACGTTTACTATGGACAACGTGGCGCAACCTTTGCGTTTTGTAAAATTTGCGATTAAACATAAAGACAAGAAGCGCACCCCGATAATGATTGTAACGACTTGTATGGATATGGCACTTAAGACATTGTTTAAAATAATAAGAGCGCGATGGGATATAGAGAACTTTAATAACTTGAAAACTGAATGTGGCTTAGAGCATTGCTTTGTGCATGGCGGAAATGCCGTAGAAGCTGTGCTTTATTTGATCTTTATAGCATCGAATATCATGCAATTATTTTTAGTTAGACGACTAAGAAACCAATTTACTGTCCATTCTTAG
- a CDS encoding cation diffusion facilitator family transporter, translating to MVGGILTLKLSFAVFTNSLALLSDSWHLITDFASLLISWWCLKVATKQADCKNTFGYYRYSVLSALINNVSLIGISLFIFYKAIDRFFHPVVVEPHGMIYVAIAGIIVNGLIVLNLKQHTKNLNVKSAFLHFAGDALADLGVLLGGLVIIFTGWAKVDTLLSSILACLVLKSAVK from the coding sequence TTGGTTGGCGGAATATTAACGTTGAAACTGTCTTTTGCTGTATTTACCAATAGTCTTGCTCTTTTGAGCGATTCATGGCACTTGATAACTGATTTTGCATCGTTACTGATCAGTTGGTGGTGCTTAAAAGTTGCGACAAAACAAGCCGATTGCAAAAACACATTTGGGTACTACCGTTATAGCGTTCTTTCGGCTTTAATAAACAACGTATCCCTGATAGGTATTTCACTCTTTATATTTTATAAAGCTATTGACCGCTTTTTTCACCCAGTTGTTGTGGAGCCACACGGGATGATTTATGTGGCTATTGCAGGGATTATCGTCAACGGTTTAATTGTCCTTAATTTAAAGCAACACACCAAAAACTTGAATGTAAAAAGTGCTTTTCTCCATTTTGCTGGAGATGCCCTTGCCGATTTAGGAGTACTTTTGGGCGGACTAGTTATTATTTTTACCGGGTGGGCAAAGGTTGATACGTTATTGAGTTCCATCCTTGCCTGTCTCGTCCTGAAAAGCGCTGTTAAATGA
- a CDS encoding two pore domain potassium channel family protein, with translation MSQQDKGRYPPHIWYPPQQCPINSPIVEKEKETIDSSKPFLKPEYKSAGPTERDIVAADIWPLLPAAVGAGAEILLLLMTNHKQWQDENDKESVEGYPKPQDTPVGSAIVVIYSIIVTAGVSYYVFRVMTATDGHLITAFIPVVLAIALLLIYFAVAYELEYRMVPGSFTGSHFGNDIVTELFTFFYFSVTTFATASMGDFSPVSNASRFLVTLEVLFFIYIFTMGIVFFAGS, from the coding sequence ATGAGTCAGCAGGATAAGGGTCGATACCCTCCGCATATTTGGTATCCTCCACAACAGTGCCCTATAAATTCTCCGATTGTCGAGAAGGAGAAGGAAACTATCGACTCTTCTAAGCCTTTCCTAAAACCTGAGTATAAGTCTGCGGGACCTACAGAACGAGATATTGTGGCTGCTGATATTTGGCCATTATTGCCTGCCGCAGTTGGGGCTGGAGCAGAAATCTTATTACTGCTTATGACTAACCATAAGCAATGGCAGGATGAGAACGATAAAGAAAGTGTTGAAGGATATCCTAAGCCTCAGGATACTCCGGTCGGGTCTGCTATAGTCGTCATTTATTCAATAATCGTAACTGCAGGTGTGTCATACTATGTTTTTAGAGTAATGACAGCTACCGACGGACATTTGATTACAGCATTTATTCCGGTGGTTTTGGCCATTGCTCTTTTATTGATATATTTTGCAGTTGCTTATGAGCTAGAATATCGCATGGTTCCGGGAAGTTTTACGGGAAGCCATTTCGGAAATGACATCGTCACGGAATTATTTACGTTTTTCTATTTTAGTGTTACGACCTTTGCGACTGCAAGCATGGGAGACTTCTCGCCAGTCAGTAATGCCTCAAGATTTCTAGTAACTCTTGAAGTCCTGTTCTTTATATATATCTTTACAATGGGGATTGTCTTTTTTGCCGGTTCCTAA
- a CDS encoding zinc ribbon domain-containing protein, translating to MLFITSDYAFSGMLFCQNCGSKFRRMKWGKGKNQQVVWICINHQMGGACDMKAVKEKALEQAFLRVMNKRKEPNVDKFDEEIFRRLIQKVKVQSMVEAVFVFKSGIEVREIF from the coding sequence ATGTTATTCATTACAAGTGACTATGCCTTTTCAGGGATGCTATTTTGCCAAAACTGCGGCTCAAAGTTTAGACGTATGAAATGGGGGAAAGGCAAGAACCAGCAGGTCGTCTGGATATGTATCAACCATCAGATGGGTGGAGCCTGTGATATGAAGGCAGTCAAGGAGAAGGCATTGGAGCAAGCATTTTTACGAGTTATGAACAAGAGGAAGGAACCTAATGTTGATAAGTTTGATGAGGAAATATTTCGAAGGCTGATTCAGAAGGTCAAGGTACAATCGATGGTAGAAGCAGTGTTTGTGTTTAAGTCGGGGATTGAAGTGAGGGAGATATTTTGA